The following proteins are encoded in a genomic region of Oncorhynchus kisutch isolate 150728-3 linkage group LG4, Okis_V2, whole genome shotgun sequence:
- the LOC109889505 gene encoding ADP-ribosylation factor-like protein 1: MGGFFSSLFSGLFGTREMRILILGLDGAGKTTILYRLQVGEVVTTIPTIGFNVETVTYKNLKFQVWDLGGQTSIRPYWRCYYSNTDAVIYVVDSSDRDRMGISKSELVAMLEEEELKKAILVVFANKQDMEQAMTPTEVANSLGLPALKDRKWQIFKTSATKGTGLDEAMEWLVESLKSGQ, from the exons ATGG GTGGGTTCTTCTCCAGTCTTTTTTCTGGCCTGTTTGGCACCAGGGAAATGAGGATACTGATCCTGGGGTTGGATGGAGCTGGGAAAACCACAATCCTTTACAGACTTCAAGTTGGGGAGGTTGTCACCACTATTCCCA CCATTGGTTTCAACGTGGAAACGGTGACATACAAGAATCTGAAGTTCCAGGTGTGGGATCTTGGAGGGCAGACCAGTATTAG gcCTTACTGGCGCTGCTACTACTCCAACACTGATGCTGTTATCTATGTAGTGGACAGCAGTGACAGGGACAGGATGGGAATCTCCAAGTCTGAACTGGTGGCTATGCTTGAG GAGGAGGAGCTGAAGAAGGCTATACTGGTGGTGTTTGCCAACAAGCAAGACATGGAGCAGGCCATGACTCCCACTGAGGTCGCCAATTCCCTGGGCCTGCCAGCACTCAAAGACAGAAAGTGGCAGATCTTCAAGACCTCCGCCACCAAGGGAACAGGGTTGGATGAGGCCATGGAATG GCTGGTGGAGTCTCTCAAGAGCGGACAGTAA